AAAGTTACACTTATAAGCGGTGGCGGTAGTGGGCATGAACCGGCCCATGCCGGGTTCGTAGGCAGCGGTATGCTGGATGCAGCCGTGTGTGGTGATGTGTTTGCTTCTCCATCCCAGATTCAGGTCTACCAAGCGATCCGTAGCTCTGCTAGTAAAAAGGGAACGCTGCTTATTATTAAGAACTACAGCGGTGACATCATGAACTTTAAAAATGCGGCTCATCTCGCAAGTGAAGATGGCATACAAGTGGAATACGTCAAAGTAGACGATGACATTGCCGTTGAAGACAGTCTCTACACCGTAGGGAAACGAGGGGTGGCCGGAACTGTTCTCGTTCATAAAGTAGCCGGGGCTGCGGCAGAAGCAGGGCTGTCCCTGTCGGAAGTAAAAGAAGCGGCGCAACATGCGATTGACCATGTTCGCACCATCGGCTTCGCCTTTACATCTTGCACCGTTCCTGCCAAAGGAACCCCGACGTTTCATATCGAAGAGGATGAGATGGAATACGGTGTTGGAATTCACGGTGAGCCTGGAATTCGCAGAGAAAAAGCCGTGTCAGCGGATGAACTGGCGCAGCGAATGGTTACGTCCTTGCTGAGCAACTTGCAAATGAACGATGAGTCGCAGCAAGAAGTTGCTGTTCTGATCAATGGATTTGGTGGAACACCACTGCAAGAGCTTTATTTGTTGAATAATTCTGTGATCCGTGAATTGACGGCGAAGAATAAGCAAGTGTTTAAAGTATTTGTCGGCAACTATATGACCAGCATCGATATGGCTGGCGCATCAGTGTCGATTATGAAGCTGGATGAGACGCTGAAGAAATGGTTGTCTGCTCCGTGTGATACACCGGCATTGTCGGTTAAAGGTTCATTTGAGCCTGTGAAATATACGGAAGTCATCAAGGAAGAGAAGGCAGACAGCACGGTATCCTTCAAGAATAATACGGATGCTGAAGCAGCGATAATTAAGAACAACCAGTTTTCCTTACAAAA
This genomic stretch from Paenibacillus sp. FSL H7-0737 harbors:
- the dhaK gene encoding dihydroxyacetone kinase subunit DhaK; this encodes MKKIMNKPETLVREMCNGLVLAHPELDFNDKFKVISKKEINTDKVTLISGGGSGHEPAHAGFVGSGMLDAAVCGDVFASPSQIQVYQAIRSSASKKGTLLIIKNYSGDIMNFKNAAHLASEDGIQVEYVKVDDDIAVEDSLYTVGKRGVAGTVLVHKVAGAAAEAGLSLSEVKEAAQHAIDHVRTIGFAFTSCTVPAKGTPTFHIEEDEMEYGVGIHGEPGIRREKAVSADELAQRMVTSLLSNLQMNDESQQEVAVLINGFGGTPLQELYLLNNSVIRELTAKNKQVFKVFVGNYMTSIDMAGASVSIMKLDETLKKWLSAPCDTPALSVKGSFEPVKYTEVIKEEKADSTVSFKNNTDAEAAIIKNNQFSLQNIVFLIDQMSEVIIENEVPFCELDAHAGDGDFGMSVAKGFKQLKVEWEDILANHHSDIGDFLDACSLIIMEHCGGASGPIWGSGFRAASKTALQKQELSIQEFANMMQAVVKGIQDTGERSFGRGAVVGDKTLIDALVPFADAWTQSAEQGEDIKLAAIKAAEAAVLGAQKTSDIVARMGRAGTVGERSIGYPDAGAYALGVIFTELAKAMR